In one window of Patagioenas fasciata isolate bPatFas1 chromosome 34, bPatFas1.hap1, whole genome shotgun sequence DNA:
- the DDR1 gene encoding epithelial discoidin domain-containing receptor 1 isoform X4 encodes MGVLPLPLPLLLLAAGTQASGRATDGHLDLGRCRFALGMGDGSIPDSRISASSAWSDSTAAHHARLGRSDGDGAWCPAGPVFPAGDEFLEVDLGRLHLVTLVGTQGRDAGGQGREFAGAYGLRYSRDRHRWLHWRDRWGQQVIVGNEDPRGVVLKDLSPPLVARALRVYPRAPRAMSVCLRIELYGCPWDAGLVSYTAPQGQVMTFDPAPIVLNDSTYDGFSVGGLQFGGLGQLADGALGLDDFRRSRERRLWAGYDYVGWSRPPGPRPLLPMEFQFLQLRRFQAMQVHCNNMETLGVAAFREVECRFRSSAGGAWDPPLTHRPGGAARDPRARSVTVPLRGRRGRFVQCRFAFAAQWLLFSEVTFHSEVVEEVGVASGWPPAPPPDPSAVALAVPEVTWPGDTPTNSTTLAASVAAPGVGQPVAKAEHSQPSILIGCLVAIILLLLAVIVLILWRQHWRRILGKRRRWQEELRAQLSAPGDAVVINNATGAGRGPPRYERVPPAPGDYQEPAPPRPTRPPPPSAPAPLANPAYRLLLDTYARPMGGLARSPPDGAKPINTDGLVEPEVGAGAYAEADVTGGSAYALAGPAPGPAPSPALPAFPRRHLRFREKLGEGQFGEVLLCEVEDPQALPPSARPPELPPGRPLLVAVKVLRPDASKNARRDFLQEARTLGRLRDPHIVRLLGVVGGAGPLAIVTEYMEHGDLHQFLAGAQGHALSLGTLLRLGAQIAAGMRFLAARNFVHRDLATRNCLVGSGFRVKVADFGMSRQLYARHYYRVRGRALLPIRWMAWECILLGTFTPASDAWAFGVTLWEVLTRCREQPYGALSDEQVIGNARRHCQGLGTQEYLPRPPGCPPALHQLMLSCWAREAPARPGFGDLHRALCQHMG; translated from the exons ATGGGGGTCCTGCCGCTGCCCCTCCCcctcctgctgctggctgcagggacccaggcgtccgggcgggcGACGGACGGGCACCTGGACCTGG gccgCTGCCGCTTCGCCCTGGGCATGGGTGACGGGTCCATCCCCGACAGCCGCATCTCGGCCTCCAGCGCCTGGTCCGACTCCACGGCCGCGCACCACGCACG gctgggccGCAGTGACGGGGACGGCGCGTGGTGCCCGGCGGGTCCCGTGTTCCCGGCGGGTGACGAGTTCCTGGAGGTCGACCTGGGGCGGCTGCACCTGGTGACGCTGGTGGGGACGCAGGGACGCGACGCGGGGGGACAGGGGCGCGAGTTCGCCGGCGCCTACGGGCTGCGCTACTCCCGCGACCGGCACCGCTGGCTGCACTGGCGCGAccgctggggacagcag GTGATCGTGGGGAACGAGGACCCACGGGGGGTGGTGCTGAAGGACCTGTCCCCGCCGCTGGTGGCCCGAGCGCTGCGCGTctacccccgcgccccccgcgccaTGAGCGTCTGCCTGCGCATCGAGCTCTACGGCTGCCCCTGGGACG ctggtCTCGTGTCCTACACGGCCCCTCAGGGACAGGTGATGACCTTTGACCCCGCGCCCATTGTCCTCAACGACTCCACCTACGACGGCTTCAGCGTCGGGGG GCTGCAGTTCGGGGGGCTGGGCCAGCTGGCGGACGGCGCGCTGGGATTGGACGACTTCCGGCGCAGCCGCGAGCGCCGCCTGTGGGCGGGGTACGACTACGTGGGGTGGAGCCGCCCCCCGGGGCCCCGCCCCCTCCTGCCCATGGAGTTCCAGTTCCTGCAGCTGCGCCGCTTCCAGGCCATGCAG GTGCACTGCAACAACATGGAGACGCTGGGCGTGGCCGCCTTCCGGGAGGTCGAGTGTCGCTTCCGCAGCAGCGCGGGCGGTGCCTGGGACCCCCCGCTCACCCACCGGCCGGGGGGCGCCGCCCGGGACCCCCGCGCCCGCTCCGTCACCGTCCCCCTGCGCGGGCGCCGCGGCCGCTTCGTGCAGTGCCGCTTCGCCTTCGCCGCGCAGTGGCTGCTCTTCAGTGAGGTCACCTTCCACTCGG aggtggtggaggaggtgGGCGTGGCCAGCGGgtggcccccggccccgccccctgacCCCTCGGCCGTGGCATTGGCCGTCCCCGAGGTCACCTGGCCTGGGGACACGCCCACCAACAGCACCACCCTGG CAGCCTCCGTCGCAGCCCCCGGGGTGGGGCAGCCAGTGGCCAAGGCCGAGCACAGCCAGCCGTCCatcctgattggctgcctggtgGCCATCATCCTGCTCCTATTGGCCGTCATCGTCCTCATCCTCTGGAGGCAGCACTGGAGGAGGATCCTGGGGAAG CGCCGGCGCTGGCAGGAGGAGCTGCGGGCGCAGCTCTCGGCGCCGGGTGACGCCGTGGTCATCAACAACGCcacgggggcggggcggggcccccCCCGCTACGAGCGCGTCCCCCCGGCACCCGGCGACTACCAGgagcccgcccccccccgccccacgcgGCCCCCGCCCCCCAGCGCGCCCG CCCCCCTGGCCAACCCGGCCTATCGCCTCCTGCTGGACACCTACGCCCGCCCAATGGGAGGACTCGCTCGGAGCCCGCCCGATGGGGCCAAGCCAATCAACACGGATG GATTGGTGGAGCCCGAGGTGGGGGCGGGTGCATACGCCGAGGCTGACGTCACTGGAGGCTCCGCCTACGCCctggccggccccgcccccggccccgcccccagccccgccctcCCCGCCTTCCCCCGGCGCCACCTCCGCTTCCGCGAGAAACTGGGGGAGGGGCAGTTCGGAGAG gTGCTGCTGTGCGAGGTTGAGGACCCGCAGGCCCTGCCCCCCTCGGCACGGCCCCCCGAGCTGCCCCCCGGGCGCCCCCTGCTGGTGGCCGTCAAGGTGCTGCGCCCCGACGCCTCCAAGAACGCCAG GCGGGACTTCCTGCAGGAGGCGCGGACGCTGGGGCGGCTGCGGGACCCCCACATCGTGCGGCTGCTGGGCGTggtcgggggggcggggccgctcgCCATCGTCACTGAGTACATGGAGCACGGGGACCTGCACCAGTTCCTGGCCGGGGCACAAGGACACGCCCTCAG CCTGGGCACGCTGCTGCGGCTGGGCGCGCAGATCGCGGCCGGGATGCGGTTCCTGGCGGCGCGGAACTTCGTGCACCGGGACCTGGCCACCAGGAACTGCCTGGTGGGCTCGGGCTTCCGCGTCAAGGTGGCCGACTTCGGCATGAGCCGCCAGCTCTACGCGCGCCACTACTACCGCGTGCGCGGCCGCGCGCTGCTGCCCATCCGCTGGATGGCCTGGGAGTGCATCCTGCTG GGCACGTTCACGCCGGCCAGCGACGCGTGGGCGTTCGGGGTGACGCTGTGGGAGGTGCTGACGCGGTGCCGGGAGCAGCCGTACGGGGCGCTGAGCGACGAGCAGGTGATCGGCAACGCGCGGCGCCACTGCCAGGGGCTGGGCACGCAG GAGTAcctgccccgcccccccggctgcCCCCCCGCCCTGCACCAGCTGATGTTGAGCTGCTGGGCCCGCGAggcgcccgcccggcccggcttCGGGGACCTGCACCGGGCCCTGTGCCAGCACATGGGCTGA
- the DDR1 gene encoding epithelial discoidin domain-containing receptor 1 isoform X5, which translates to MGVLPLPLPLLLLAAGTQASGRATDGHLDLGRCRFALGMGDGSIPDSRISASSAWSDSTAAHHARLGRSDGDGAWCPAGPVFPAGDEFLEVDLGRLHLVTLVGTQGRDAGGQGREFAGAYGLRYSRDRHRWLHWRDRWGQQVIVGNEDPRGVVLKDLSPPLVARALRVYPRAPRAMSVCLRIELYGCPWDAGLVSYTAPQGQVMTFDPAPIVLNDSTYDGFSVGGLQFGGLGQLADGALGLDDFRRSRERRLWAGYDYVGWSRPPGPRPLLPMEFQFLQLRRFQAMQVHCNNMETLGVAAFREVECRFRSSAGGAWDPPLTHRPGGAARDPRARSVTVPLRGRRGRFVQCRFAFAAQWLLFSEVTFHSEVVEEVGVASGWPPAPPPDPSAVALAVPEVTWPGDTPTNSTTLAPGVGQPVAKAEHSQPSILIGCLVAIILLLLAVIVLILWRQHWRRILGKRRRWQEELRAQLSAPGDAVVINNATGAGRGPPRYERVPPAPGDYQEPAPPRPTRPPPPSAPAPLANPAYRLLLDTYARPMGGLARSPPDGAKPINTDGLVEPEVGAGAYAEADVTGGSAYALAGPAPGPAPSPALPAFPRRHLRFREKLGEGQFGEVLLCEVEDPQALPPSARPPELPPGRPLLVAVKVLRPDASKNARRDFLQEARTLGRLRDPHIVRLLGVVGGAGPLAIVTEYMEHGDLHQFLAGAQGHALSLGTLLRLGAQIAAGMRFLAARNFVHRDLATRNCLVGSGFRVKVADFGMSRQLYARHYYRVRGRALLPIRWMAWECILLGTFTPASDAWAFGVTLWEVLTRCREQPYGALSDEQVIGNARRHCQGLGTQEYLPRPPGCPPALHQLMLSCWAREAPARPGFGDLHRALCQHMG; encoded by the exons ATGGGGGTCCTGCCGCTGCCCCTCCCcctcctgctgctggctgcagggacccaggcgtccgggcgggcGACGGACGGGCACCTGGACCTGG gccgCTGCCGCTTCGCCCTGGGCATGGGTGACGGGTCCATCCCCGACAGCCGCATCTCGGCCTCCAGCGCCTGGTCCGACTCCACGGCCGCGCACCACGCACG gctgggccGCAGTGACGGGGACGGCGCGTGGTGCCCGGCGGGTCCCGTGTTCCCGGCGGGTGACGAGTTCCTGGAGGTCGACCTGGGGCGGCTGCACCTGGTGACGCTGGTGGGGACGCAGGGACGCGACGCGGGGGGACAGGGGCGCGAGTTCGCCGGCGCCTACGGGCTGCGCTACTCCCGCGACCGGCACCGCTGGCTGCACTGGCGCGAccgctggggacagcag GTGATCGTGGGGAACGAGGACCCACGGGGGGTGGTGCTGAAGGACCTGTCCCCGCCGCTGGTGGCCCGAGCGCTGCGCGTctacccccgcgccccccgcgccaTGAGCGTCTGCCTGCGCATCGAGCTCTACGGCTGCCCCTGGGACG ctggtCTCGTGTCCTACACGGCCCCTCAGGGACAGGTGATGACCTTTGACCCCGCGCCCATTGTCCTCAACGACTCCACCTACGACGGCTTCAGCGTCGGGGG GCTGCAGTTCGGGGGGCTGGGCCAGCTGGCGGACGGCGCGCTGGGATTGGACGACTTCCGGCGCAGCCGCGAGCGCCGCCTGTGGGCGGGGTACGACTACGTGGGGTGGAGCCGCCCCCCGGGGCCCCGCCCCCTCCTGCCCATGGAGTTCCAGTTCCTGCAGCTGCGCCGCTTCCAGGCCATGCAG GTGCACTGCAACAACATGGAGACGCTGGGCGTGGCCGCCTTCCGGGAGGTCGAGTGTCGCTTCCGCAGCAGCGCGGGCGGTGCCTGGGACCCCCCGCTCACCCACCGGCCGGGGGGCGCCGCCCGGGACCCCCGCGCCCGCTCCGTCACCGTCCCCCTGCGCGGGCGCCGCGGCCGCTTCGTGCAGTGCCGCTTCGCCTTCGCCGCGCAGTGGCTGCTCTTCAGTGAGGTCACCTTCCACTCGG aggtggtggaggaggtgGGCGTGGCCAGCGGgtggcccccggccccgccccctgacCCCTCGGCCGTGGCATTGGCCGTCCCCGAGGTCACCTGGCCTGGGGACACGCCCACCAACAGCACCACCCTGG CCCCCGGGGTGGGGCAGCCAGTGGCCAAGGCCGAGCACAGCCAGCCGTCCatcctgattggctgcctggtgGCCATCATCCTGCTCCTATTGGCCGTCATCGTCCTCATCCTCTGGAGGCAGCACTGGAGGAGGATCCTGGGGAAG CGCCGGCGCTGGCAGGAGGAGCTGCGGGCGCAGCTCTCGGCGCCGGGTGACGCCGTGGTCATCAACAACGCcacgggggcggggcggggcccccCCCGCTACGAGCGCGTCCCCCCGGCACCCGGCGACTACCAGgagcccgcccccccccgccccacgcgGCCCCCGCCCCCCAGCGCGCCCG CCCCCCTGGCCAACCCGGCCTATCGCCTCCTGCTGGACACCTACGCCCGCCCAATGGGAGGACTCGCTCGGAGCCCGCCCGATGGGGCCAAGCCAATCAACACGGATG GATTGGTGGAGCCCGAGGTGGGGGCGGGTGCATACGCCGAGGCTGACGTCACTGGAGGCTCCGCCTACGCCctggccggccccgcccccggccccgcccccagccccgccctcCCCGCCTTCCCCCGGCGCCACCTCCGCTTCCGCGAGAAACTGGGGGAGGGGCAGTTCGGAGAG gTGCTGCTGTGCGAGGTTGAGGACCCGCAGGCCCTGCCCCCCTCGGCACGGCCCCCCGAGCTGCCCCCCGGGCGCCCCCTGCTGGTGGCCGTCAAGGTGCTGCGCCCCGACGCCTCCAAGAACGCCAG GCGGGACTTCCTGCAGGAGGCGCGGACGCTGGGGCGGCTGCGGGACCCCCACATCGTGCGGCTGCTGGGCGTggtcgggggggcggggccgctcgCCATCGTCACTGAGTACATGGAGCACGGGGACCTGCACCAGTTCCTGGCCGGGGCACAAGGACACGCCCTCAG CCTGGGCACGCTGCTGCGGCTGGGCGCGCAGATCGCGGCCGGGATGCGGTTCCTGGCGGCGCGGAACTTCGTGCACCGGGACCTGGCCACCAGGAACTGCCTGGTGGGCTCGGGCTTCCGCGTCAAGGTGGCCGACTTCGGCATGAGCCGCCAGCTCTACGCGCGCCACTACTACCGCGTGCGCGGCCGCGCGCTGCTGCCCATCCGCTGGATGGCCTGGGAGTGCATCCTGCTG GGCACGTTCACGCCGGCCAGCGACGCGTGGGCGTTCGGGGTGACGCTGTGGGAGGTGCTGACGCGGTGCCGGGAGCAGCCGTACGGGGCGCTGAGCGACGAGCAGGTGATCGGCAACGCGCGGCGCCACTGCCAGGGGCTGGGCACGCAG GAGTAcctgccccgcccccccggctgcCCCCCCGCCCTGCACCAGCTGATGTTGAGCTGCTGGGCCCGCGAggcgcccgcccggcccggcttCGGGGACCTGCACCGGGCCCTGTGCCAGCACATGGGCTGA
- the LOC136114409 gene encoding uncharacterized protein: MAEGHQETPGTGLIPPSHFMLRPSRTLGAELAAERRRSQVLEAELEAERRRSQALEAKLVAERRRSQALEAELVAERGRSKALEAELEALRGCGQALEAELEALRGRGQAQGAELGAGQPLGQVLLQAQLSALSHILTLQERELDLEVSPPGPCPPRVGTLLGRWRQKVFVLLVQLQVQEEALRSLRGQVRALGTAVAAGTRRVTRLELQLHEGEKLRGGRQAGSAGSPGDKSHQQLGDNERLPEPGGTERLVAPEWLRWPQDLAGDNPVTQVTQPVAGGWRGAVALAGTRKQGTPRGDGTGTSRVALAALVTQLQALGAAILGDTGDTSEPP, translated from the exons ATGGCCGAGGGACACCAGGAAACGCCGGGAACTG GTCTCATCCCCCCATCCCACTTCATGCTCCGCCCCTCCAG GACCCTGGGGGCGGAGCTTGCAGCTGAGAGGAGGCGGAGCCAAGTGTTGGAGGCGGAGCTGGAGGCTGAGAGGAGGCGGAGCCAGGCCCTAGAGGCGAAGCTTGTGGCTGAGAGGAGGCGGAGCCAAGCCCTGGAGGCGGAGCTTGTGGCTGAGAGGGGGCGGAGCAAAGCCCTAGAAGCAGAGCTGGAGGCCCTGAGGGGGTGTGGCCAGGCCCTAGAGGCGGAGCTTGAGGCCctgagggggcgtggccaggccCAAGGGGCGGAGCTGGGGGCGGGGCAGCCCCTGGGGCAG gtgcTGCTCCAGGCCCAGCTCAGCGCCCTGAGCCACATCCTGACCCTGCAGGAGCGGGAACTTGACCTTGag gtgtccccccccggcccgtgtcccccccgcgtGGGGACTCTCTTGGGGCGCTGGCGCCAGAAGGTCTTTGTCCTCCTGGTGCAGCTGCAGGTCCAGGAGGAGGCGCTGCGGAGCCTGCGGGGGCAG GTGAGGGcgctggggacagcggtggccgCGGGGACGCGCCGGGTGAcacggctggagctgcagctgcacgAGGGGGAGAAACTGCGAGGGGGCAGACAG gctggcAGCGCTGGAAGCCCAGGTGACAAAAGCCACCAGCAGCTTGGGGACAATGAGCGGCTGCCTGAGCCGGGCGGGACAGAGA ggctggtggcCCCGGAGTGGCTGCGGTGGCCCCAGGACCTGGCAGGTGACAA cccggtgacacaggtgacacagccgGTGGCCGGTGGCTGGCGCGGCG CGGTGGCCCTGGCGGGGACACGCAAGCAG GGAACCCCCCGTGGGGACGGGACGGGGACCAGCAGAG tggcACTGGCCGCGCTGGTGACGCAGCTGCAGGCTCTGGGCGCCGCCATCctgggtgacaccggtgacaccagcgaacccccctga
- the LOC139826074 gene encoding divalent-cation tolerance protein CutA-like isoform X2: MTSQCRHSNPHPPPPPPRFPPLPLALGGGAAGGGGAARVTWWRRPRGGGRCLHMHVTAAALGRRLLSMATPPPPVPTAVPSDPGDLSAAFVTCPNETVAKELARAMVEKRLAACVNILPHVTSIYSWQGKLEEDGEVLLMIKTRSSRVPALAAFVRSAHPYEVPEVVAVPVTQGNPPYLQWVRDSTDP; the protein is encoded by the exons ATGACGTCACAGTGTCGTCACTCcaacccccaccccccgccccccccgccccgtttcccGCCGCTTCCGCTCGCGCTAGGGGGAGGGGcagcgggagggggcggggccgcgcgggtCACGTGGTGGCGGCGGCCGCGCGGCGG GGGGCGCTGCCTCCACATGCACGTGACCGCTGCG GCGCTGGGCCGGCGGCTGCTGAGCATGGCCACCCCtcccccccctgtccccaccgctgtccccagcGACCCCGGGGACCTCTCGGCCGCTTTTGTCACCTGCCCCAACGAGACGGTGGCCAAAGAGCTGGCGCG ggcgaTGGTGGAGAAACGTTTGGCCGCGTGTGTCAACATCCTGCCCCACGTCACCTCCAt TTACAGCTGGCAGGGGAAGCTGGAGGAGGACGGGGAGGTGCTGCTG atGATCAAGACCCGCAGCTCCCGGGTCCCGGCGCTGGCGGCATTTGTGCG CTCCGCTCACCCGTACGAGGTGCCCGAGGTGGTGGCCGTGCCGGTGACCCAGGGGAACCCGCCGTACCTGCAGTGGGTGCGGGACAGCACCGACCCCTGA
- the LOC139826074 gene encoding protein CutA homolog isoform X1, whose amino-acid sequence MTSQCRHSNPHPPPPPPRFPPLPLALGGGAAGGGGAARVTWWRRPRGGGRCLHMHVTAAVLALVTVTSVPLLQALGRRLLSMATPPPPVPTAVPSDPGDLSAAFVTCPNETVAKELARAMVEKRLAACVNILPHVTSIYSWQGKLEEDGEVLLMIKTRSSRVPALAAFVRSAHPYEVPEVVAVPVTQGNPPYLQWVRDSTDP is encoded by the exons ATGACGTCACAGTGTCGTCACTCcaacccccaccccccgccccccccgccccgtttcccGCCGCTTCCGCTCGCGCTAGGGGGAGGGGcagcgggagggggcggggccgcgcgggtCACGTGGTGGCGGCGGCCGCGCGGCGG GGGGCGCTGCCTCCACATGCACGTGACCGCTGCG GTGCTGGCGCTGGTGACGGTGACGTCGGTGCCGCTGCTGCAGGCGCTGGGCCGGCGGCTGCTGAGCATGGCCACCCCtcccccccctgtccccaccgctgtccccagcGACCCCGGGGACCTCTCGGCCGCTTTTGTCACCTGCCCCAACGAGACGGTGGCCAAAGAGCTGGCGCG ggcgaTGGTGGAGAAACGTTTGGCCGCGTGTGTCAACATCCTGCCCCACGTCACCTCCAt TTACAGCTGGCAGGGGAAGCTGGAGGAGGACGGGGAGGTGCTGCTG atGATCAAGACCCGCAGCTCCCGGGTCCCGGCGCTGGCGGCATTTGTGCG CTCCGCTCACCCGTACGAGGTGCCCGAGGTGGTGGCCGTGCCGGTGACCCAGGGGAACCCGCCGTACCTGCAGTGGGTGCGGGACAGCACCGACCCCTGA
- the LOC139826074 gene encoding protein CutA-like isoform X3, whose amino-acid sequence MTSQCRHSNPHPPPPPPRFPPLPLALGGGAAGGGGAARVTWWRRPRGGGRCLHMHVTAAVLALVTVTSVPLLQALGRRLLSMATPPPPVPTAVPSDPGDLSAAFVTCPNETVAKELARYSWQGKLEEDGEVLLMIKTRSSRVPALAAFVRSAHPYEVPEVVAVPVTQGNPPYLQWVRDSTDP is encoded by the exons ATGACGTCACAGTGTCGTCACTCcaacccccaccccccgccccccccgccccgtttcccGCCGCTTCCGCTCGCGCTAGGGGGAGGGGcagcgggagggggcggggccgcgcgggtCACGTGGTGGCGGCGGCCGCGCGGCGG GGGGCGCTGCCTCCACATGCACGTGACCGCTGCG GTGCTGGCGCTGGTGACGGTGACGTCGGTGCCGCTGCTGCAGGCGCTGGGCCGGCGGCTGCTGAGCATGGCCACCCCtcccccccctgtccccaccgctgtccccagcGACCCCGGGGACCTCTCGGCCGCTTTTGTCACCTGCCCCAACGAGACGGTGGCCAAAGAGCTGGCGCG TTACAGCTGGCAGGGGAAGCTGGAGGAGGACGGGGAGGTGCTGCTG atGATCAAGACCCGCAGCTCCCGGGTCCCGGCGCTGGCGGCATTTGTGCG CTCCGCTCACCCGTACGAGGTGCCCGAGGTGGTGGCCGTGCCGGTGACCCAGGGGAACCCGCCGTACCTGCAGTGGGTGCGGGACAGCACCGACCCCTGA